A single Notolabrus celidotus isolate fNotCel1 unplaced genomic scaffold, fNotCel1.pri scaffold_89A_arrow_ctg1, whole genome shotgun sequence DNA region contains:
- the dyrk2 gene encoding dual specificity tyrosine-phosphorylation-regulated kinase 2 isoform X1: protein MRICLGGRWRRWRWTVSSSSSRLSSSSSWNISSPFPRASTSSGESGKGGNPVYSPGHSGSQTTSPVALPRLQNNNQNPLTGGSKAAMSDAVQSQVHVAPQYEENTNKRPVLTSQPNGLAPLSSIRPGLPLPDRQTSTSETPHHCRQGSAASNKSTDSKPKPNPLSPEQAMKQLMSKMSSFEHHEVFSYPDVFFVGPNAKKRSGVMGGANNSGYDDDQGSYIHVPHDHISYRYEVLKVIGKGSFGQVVKAFDHKSQTHVALKMVRNEKRFHRQAAEEIRILEHLRKQDKDSSMNVIHMLENFTFRNHICMTFELLSMNLYELIKKNKFQGFSLPLVRKFAHSILQCLDSLHKNRIIHCDLKPENILLKQQGRSGIKVIDFGSSCYEHQRVYTYIQSRFYRAPEVVLGSRYGMPIDMWSLGCILAELLTGYPLLPGEDEADQLACIIELLGMPSQKLLDGSKRAKNFVSSKGYPRYCTVTTLPDGTSVLNGGRSRRGKVRGPPGSKDWSAALKGCDDPLFLDFLKQCLEWDPALRMTPSQALRHSWLRRRLPKPPTGTTTGEKTSSSSSSAKRGTTTDGAITSISKLATTSSTTTSTSSKTRTNLAAITDANGNIQPRTVLPKLVS from the exons ATGAGGATCTGTTTAGGAGGgcggtggaggaggtggagatggactgtttcctcatcttcctcaaggttatcttcctcttcttcctggaACATCTCATCCCCCTTTCCACGTGCTTCAACTTCTTCTGGAGAAAGTG gcaAAGGAGGCAATCCGGTCTACTCCCCCGGTCACAGTGGCTCTCAAACGACCTCCCCCGTCGCCCTGCCGCGGCTTCAGAACAACAACCAAAACCCTCTCACG gGAGGATCTAAAGCCGCCATGTCGGACGCCGTCCAGTCGCAGGTCCACGTGGCCCCGCAGTACGAGGAGAACACCAACAAGCGTCCGGTCCTCACCTCCCAGCCCAACGGCCTGGCTCCCCTCAGCTCCATCCGGCCGGGCCTGCCCCTCCCCGACCGCCAGACCTCCACCTCCGAGACCCCCCATCACTGCCGGCAGGGCAGCGCCGCCTCCAACAAGTCCACCGACAGCAAGCCAAAGCCCAACCCCCTGTCCCCCGAGCAGGCCATGAAGCAGCTCATGTCCAAGATGTCCTCGTTCGAGCACCATGAGGTCTTCAGCTACCCAGACG tgTTCTTTGTCGGTCCAAACGCCAAGAAGAGGTCAGGAGTGATGGGAGGAGCCAATAACAGCGGCTACGACGACGATCAGGGATCATACATCCACGTTCCACACGACCACATCTCGTACCGCTACGAAGTCCTCAAAGTGATCGGCAAGGGCAGCTTCGGACAG GTGGTGAAGGCGTTCGACCATAAGTCTCAGACCCACGTGGCCCTGAAGATGGTCCGCAACGAGAAGCGTTTCCACCGGCAGGCTGCGGAGGAGATCCGCATCCTGGAGCACCTGAGGAAGCAGGACAAGGACTCGAGCATGAACGTGATCCACATGCTGGAGAACTTCACCTTCAGGAACCACATCTGCATGACCTTCGAGCTGCTCAGCATGAACCTGTACGAGCTCATCAAGAAGAACAAGTTCCAGGGTTTCAGCCTCCCGCTGGTCAGGAAGTTCGCCCACTCCATCCTGCAGTGTCTCGACTCGCTGCACAAGAACCGCATCATCCACTGCGACCTGAAGCCCGAGAACATCTTACTGAAGCAGCAGGGACGCAGCGGCATCAAG gtcatagACTTCGGCTCCAGCTGTTACGAGCATCAGAGAGTTTACACCTACATCCAGTCCAGGTTCTACAGAGCGCCAGAGGTCGTCCTTG gctccaggtaCGGGATGCCCATCGACATGTGGTCTCTGGGCTGCATCCTGGCCGAGCTGCTGACCGGTTACCCTCTGCTGCCGGGCGAGGATGAAGCCGACCAGCTGGCCTGCATCATCGAGCTTCTGGGCATGCCCAGTCAGAAGCTGCTGGACGGCTCCAAGAGAGCCAAGAACTTTGTGTCGTCTAAAGGATACCCCAGGTACTGCACTGTCACCACGCTGCCTGACGGCACCAGCGTGCTGAACGGCGGCCGCTCGCGAAGAGGGAAAGTACGCGGCCCGCCGGGCAGCAAGGACTGGAGTGCGGCGCTGAAGGGCTGCGACGACCCGCTGTTCCTGGACTTCCTCAAACAGTGTCTGGAGTGGGACCCGGCGCTCAGGATGACGCCCAGCCAGGCGCTCCGCCACTCGTGGCTGAGGAGGCGACTTCCCAAACCGCCAACGGGAACAACCACGGGGGAgaagacctcctcctcctcctcttccgcCAAACGGGGAACCACCACTGACGGCGCCATCACCTCCATCTCCAAGCTCGCCACCACCTCCTcaaccaccacctccacctcctccaaaaccAGGACTAACTTGGCGGCGATCACCGACGCCAACGGGAATATCCAACCTCGGACGGTTCTGCCCAAGCTGGTCAGCTGA
- the dyrk2 gene encoding dual specificity tyrosine-phosphorylation-regulated kinase 2 isoform X2, which yields MLTKKPGSSVLPTGKGGNPVYSPGHSGSQTTSPVALPRLQNNNQNPLTGGSKAAMSDAVQSQVHVAPQYEENTNKRPVLTSQPNGLAPLSSIRPGLPLPDRQTSTSETPHHCRQGSAASNKSTDSKPKPNPLSPEQAMKQLMSKMSSFEHHEVFSYPDVFFVGPNAKKRSGVMGGANNSGYDDDQGSYIHVPHDHISYRYEVLKVIGKGSFGQVVKAFDHKSQTHVALKMVRNEKRFHRQAAEEIRILEHLRKQDKDSSMNVIHMLENFTFRNHICMTFELLSMNLYELIKKNKFQGFSLPLVRKFAHSILQCLDSLHKNRIIHCDLKPENILLKQQGRSGIKVIDFGSSCYEHQRVYTYIQSRFYRAPEVVLGSRYGMPIDMWSLGCILAELLTGYPLLPGEDEADQLACIIELLGMPSQKLLDGSKRAKNFVSSKGYPRYCTVTTLPDGTSVLNGGRSRRGKVRGPPGSKDWSAALKGCDDPLFLDFLKQCLEWDPALRMTPSQALRHSWLRRRLPKPPTGTTTGEKTSSSSSSAKRGTTTDGAITSISKLATTSSTTTSTSSKTRTNLAAITDANGNIQPRTVLPKLVS from the exons ATGTTAACCAAGAAGCCCGGATCCTCGGTCCTCCCCACGG gcaAAGGAGGCAATCCGGTCTACTCCCCCGGTCACAGTGGCTCTCAAACGACCTCCCCCGTCGCCCTGCCGCGGCTTCAGAACAACAACCAAAACCCTCTCACG gGAGGATCTAAAGCCGCCATGTCGGACGCCGTCCAGTCGCAGGTCCACGTGGCCCCGCAGTACGAGGAGAACACCAACAAGCGTCCGGTCCTCACCTCCCAGCCCAACGGCCTGGCTCCCCTCAGCTCCATCCGGCCGGGCCTGCCCCTCCCCGACCGCCAGACCTCCACCTCCGAGACCCCCCATCACTGCCGGCAGGGCAGCGCCGCCTCCAACAAGTCCACCGACAGCAAGCCAAAGCCCAACCCCCTGTCCCCCGAGCAGGCCATGAAGCAGCTCATGTCCAAGATGTCCTCGTTCGAGCACCATGAGGTCTTCAGCTACCCAGACG tgTTCTTTGTCGGTCCAAACGCCAAGAAGAGGTCAGGAGTGATGGGAGGAGCCAATAACAGCGGCTACGACGACGATCAGGGATCATACATCCACGTTCCACACGACCACATCTCGTACCGCTACGAAGTCCTCAAAGTGATCGGCAAGGGCAGCTTCGGACAG GTGGTGAAGGCGTTCGACCATAAGTCTCAGACCCACGTGGCCCTGAAGATGGTCCGCAACGAGAAGCGTTTCCACCGGCAGGCTGCGGAGGAGATCCGCATCCTGGAGCACCTGAGGAAGCAGGACAAGGACTCGAGCATGAACGTGATCCACATGCTGGAGAACTTCACCTTCAGGAACCACATCTGCATGACCTTCGAGCTGCTCAGCATGAACCTGTACGAGCTCATCAAGAAGAACAAGTTCCAGGGTTTCAGCCTCCCGCTGGTCAGGAAGTTCGCCCACTCCATCCTGCAGTGTCTCGACTCGCTGCACAAGAACCGCATCATCCACTGCGACCTGAAGCCCGAGAACATCTTACTGAAGCAGCAGGGACGCAGCGGCATCAAG gtcatagACTTCGGCTCCAGCTGTTACGAGCATCAGAGAGTTTACACCTACATCCAGTCCAGGTTCTACAGAGCGCCAGAGGTCGTCCTTG gctccaggtaCGGGATGCCCATCGACATGTGGTCTCTGGGCTGCATCCTGGCCGAGCTGCTGACCGGTTACCCTCTGCTGCCGGGCGAGGATGAAGCCGACCAGCTGGCCTGCATCATCGAGCTTCTGGGCATGCCCAGTCAGAAGCTGCTGGACGGCTCCAAGAGAGCCAAGAACTTTGTGTCGTCTAAAGGATACCCCAGGTACTGCACTGTCACCACGCTGCCTGACGGCACCAGCGTGCTGAACGGCGGCCGCTCGCGAAGAGGGAAAGTACGCGGCCCGCCGGGCAGCAAGGACTGGAGTGCGGCGCTGAAGGGCTGCGACGACCCGCTGTTCCTGGACTTCCTCAAACAGTGTCTGGAGTGGGACCCGGCGCTCAGGATGACGCCCAGCCAGGCGCTCCGCCACTCGTGGCTGAGGAGGCGACTTCCCAAACCGCCAACGGGAACAACCACGGGGGAgaagacctcctcctcctcctcttccgcCAAACGGGGAACCACCACTGACGGCGCCATCACCTCCATCTCCAAGCTCGCCACCACCTCCTcaaccaccacctccacctcctccaaaaccAGGACTAACTTGGCGGCGATCACCGACGCCAACGGGAATATCCAACCTCGGACGGTTCTGCCCAAGCTGGTCAGCTGA